The Canis lupus familiaris isolate Mischka breed German Shepherd chromosome 27, alternate assembly UU_Cfam_GSD_1.0, whole genome shotgun sequence genome window below encodes:
- the APOLD1 gene encoding apolipoprotein L domain-containing protein 1 isoform X1 gives MKVGISGNKEGCTFTPDVQFSLSSSTGFNSTWYKGMEPPARELQGADALRRFQGLLLDRRGRLHGHVLRLRDVARRLERLRLRSLAANVAGSSLSAAGAVAAIVGLSLSPVTLGASLVASAVGLGVATAGGAVTVTSDLSLIFCHSRELRRVQEIAAACQDQMREILSCLEFFCRCQGRGDRQLLQCGRNASVALYNSVYCVVFFGSRGFLLPRRAEGATRVSQAVLKAKIQKLAESLESCTGALDELSEQLEARVQLCAKGGRGRDPRIAADQAAALFL, from the exons ATGAAGGTGGGAATCTCTGGCAACAAGGAAGGATGTACTTTTACCCCAGATGTACAGTTCTCTCTGTCATCTTCAACTGGCTTCAATTCAACTTGGTACAAG GGCATGGAGCCGCCGGCGCGGGAGCTGCAGGGCGCCGACGCGCTGCGCCGCTTCCAGGGGCTGCTGCTGGACCGCCGCGGCCGCCTGCACGGCCACGTACTGCGCCTGCGCGACGTGGCCCGGCGCCTCGAGCGCCTCCGCCTGCGCTCCCTGGCGGCCAACGTGGCCGGGAGCTCGCTGAGCGCGGCGGGCGCCGTGGCGGCGATCGTGGGGCTCTCGCTCAGCCCCGTGACGCTGGGGGCCTCGCTGGTGGCGTCGGCCGTCGGGCTGGGGGTGGCCACGGCCGGAGGCGCCGTCACCGTCACGTCCGACCTGTCCCTGATCTTCTGCCATTCCCGGGAGCTGCGCAGGGTGCAGGAGATCGCCGCCGCCTGCCAGGACCAGATGCGCGAGATCCTGAGCTGCCTCGAGTTCTTCTGCCGCTGCCAGGGCCGCGGGGACCGCCAGCTGCTGCAGTGCGGGCGGAACGCCTCGGTCGCGCTGTACAACTCTGTCTACTGCGTCGTCTTCTTCGGCTCCCGCggcttcctcctccccaggcGGGCGGAGGGGGCCACCAGGGTTAGCCAGGCCGTGCTGAAGGCCAAGATTCAGAAACTGGCCGAGAGCCTGGAGTCCTGCACCGGGGCCCTGGACGAGCTCAGCGAGCAGCTGGAGGCCAGAGTCCAGCTCTGCGCCAAGGGCGGCCGCGGCCGCGACCCCAGGATCGCTGCTGACCAGGCCGCAGCGCTGTTTCTCTGA
- the APOLD1 gene encoding apolipoprotein L domain-containing protein 1 isoform X2, whose product MEPPARELQGADALRRFQGLLLDRRGRLHGHVLRLRDVARRLERLRLRSLAANVAGSSLSAAGAVAAIVGLSLSPVTLGASLVASAVGLGVATAGGAVTVTSDLSLIFCHSRELRRVQEIAAACQDQMREILSCLEFFCRCQGRGDRQLLQCGRNASVALYNSVYCVVFFGSRGFLLPRRAEGATRVSQAVLKAKIQKLAESLESCTGALDELSEQLEARVQLCAKGGRGRDPRIAADQAAALFL is encoded by the coding sequence ATGGAGCCGCCGGCGCGGGAGCTGCAGGGCGCCGACGCGCTGCGCCGCTTCCAGGGGCTGCTGCTGGACCGCCGCGGCCGCCTGCACGGCCACGTACTGCGCCTGCGCGACGTGGCCCGGCGCCTCGAGCGCCTCCGCCTGCGCTCCCTGGCGGCCAACGTGGCCGGGAGCTCGCTGAGCGCGGCGGGCGCCGTGGCGGCGATCGTGGGGCTCTCGCTCAGCCCCGTGACGCTGGGGGCCTCGCTGGTGGCGTCGGCCGTCGGGCTGGGGGTGGCCACGGCCGGAGGCGCCGTCACCGTCACGTCCGACCTGTCCCTGATCTTCTGCCATTCCCGGGAGCTGCGCAGGGTGCAGGAGATCGCCGCCGCCTGCCAGGACCAGATGCGCGAGATCCTGAGCTGCCTCGAGTTCTTCTGCCGCTGCCAGGGCCGCGGGGACCGCCAGCTGCTGCAGTGCGGGCGGAACGCCTCGGTCGCGCTGTACAACTCTGTCTACTGCGTCGTCTTCTTCGGCTCCCGCggcttcctcctccccaggcGGGCGGAGGGGGCCACCAGGGTTAGCCAGGCCGTGCTGAAGGCCAAGATTCAGAAACTGGCCGAGAGCCTGGAGTCCTGCACCGGGGCCCTGGACGAGCTCAGCGAGCAGCTGGAGGCCAGAGTCCAGCTCTGCGCCAAGGGCGGCCGCGGCCGCGACCCCAGGATCGCTGCTGACCAGGCCGCAGCGCTGTTTCTCTGA